Proteins from a single region of Oryza brachyantha chromosome 6, ObraRS2, whole genome shotgun sequence:
- the LOC121054716 gene encoding uncharacterized protein LOC121054716: MHIDDITVIVKCVLHGTPAALDLEHHGQYSLVLAPVIESVKLKRVLIDGESALNILFAKTVNDMKIPRLELPPGNAPFHGVIPGLSATPLGHITLPVTFGTKDNYWTENIFFKVADFETTYHAIIGRPALAKFTGIPHYTYLMVKMSGPHGVITLRSDIKQAFSCEAESCEIAQQIEEKDGREKIHEESTRVSRKVIEHSLNVRDDAKPIKQRLRLFAHDRKDVIKEELTKLLAAGFIKEVKYPDCLDNPVLIKKNNKW, encoded by the exons ATGCATATAGATGACATCACCGTCATCGTGAAGTGTGTGCTTCACGGGACGCCTGCTGCACTTGACCTCGAGCATCACG GACAGTATTCACTGGTGCTAGCCCCAGTCATCGAGAGTGTCAAGCTAAAGCGGGTGCTCATCGATGGCGAAAGCGCCCTCAACATCCTCTTCGCCAAAACGGTCAACGACATGAAGATCCCTAGGTTGGAGCTACCCCCAGGCAATGCGCCTTTCCACGGGGTCATCCCTGGGCTGTCGGCTACACCACTCGGGCATATCACTCTTCCGGTAACCTTTGGCACAAAGGATAATTACTGGACGGAGAACATCTTCTTTAAAGTCGCTGACTTCGAAACAACATACCACGCCATCATCGGCAGGCCCGCACTGGCGAAGTTTACGGGGATCCCACACTACACCTATCTTATGGTCAAGATGTCCGGGCCCCATGGAGTCATCACTCTGCGCAGTGACATCAAGCAAGCCTTTAGCTGCGAGGCGGAGAGCTGCGAAATCGCGCAGCAAATCGAGGAGAAGGACGGCCGAGAGAAGATACACGAAGAATCGACTC GGGTTTCTAGAAAAGTGATTGAGCACTCTTTGAATGTCAGAGACGACGCTAAACCAATCAAGCAACGCCTCCGCCTCTTCGCGCATGATAGGAAGGACGTGATCAAGGAGGAGCTAACCAAACTCCTCGCTGCTGGCTTCATTAAAGAAGTCAAGTACCCCGACTGCTTGGACAATCCTgtcttgattaaaaaaaacaataaatggtga
- the LOC121054717 gene encoding RING-H2 finger protein ATL34-like: MPGDAASSTLRYTGIAAFVAIVVLAVIYYSRTARAGPGGAADAATALSAQQRGLGPDDVSVLPTFTYHAVSPGRCGRLIGAAAVADCCAVCLDELGEGALVRMLPSCKHYFHASCVDVWLLSRATCPLCRGSPGQEKVRLGLASLSPPLPQLRRCAPSPPNVSSAAASRSPSPVRSSMRSDPGAAGVVAHSQMMSPSPARSWTAESGGARLSRSPSTVAPPPPTTTMTDLHVFEL, translated from the coding sequence ATGCCCGGCGACGCGGCGTCGTCGACGCTGCGGTACACGGGCATCGCCGCCTtcgtcgccatcgtcgtccTGGCCGTCATCTACTACAGCCGGACCGCCCGTGCtggccccggcggcgccgccgacgcggccACCGCGCTGTCGGCGCAGCAGCGGGGACTCGGCCCCGACGACGTCTCCGTGCTCCCGACGTTCACCTACCACGCCGTCTCGCCCGGCCGCTGCGGCCGCCTAATCGgggccgccgcggtggcggaCTGCTGCGCGGTGTGCCTCGACGAGCTCGGCGAGGGCGCGCTGGTGCGCATGCTGCCGTCGTGCAAGCACTACTTCCACGCCAGCTGCGTCGACGTGTGGCTGCTGTCGCGGGCGACGTGCCCGCTGTGCCGGGGCAGCCCCGGCCAGGAGAAggtccgcctcggcctcgcgtccctgtcgccgccgctcccgcagCTGCGCCGGtgcgcgccatcgccgcccaatgtctcctccgccgcggcatCCAGGTCGCCGTCTCCAGTGCGATCGAGTATGCGTTCCGATCCCGGAGctgccggcgtcgtcgcccaTAGTCAGATgatgtcgccgtcgccggctcgCTCGTGGACTGCAGAGAGTGGTGGAGCCCGACTGTCAAGGTCACCGTCGACCgtagcgccgccgcccccgacgacgacgatgacggaTTTGCATGTGTTCGAATTGTAG